A section of the Callithrix jacchus isolate 240 chromosome 14, calJac240_pri, whole genome shotgun sequence genome encodes:
- the GKN1 gene encoding gastrokine-1 → MKFTIVFAGLLGVLLASALADYNINISDDGNSAGSGQQSVSVNNEHNVANIDNNNGWDSWNSMWDYESGFAAIRLFRKKTCIVHKMNKEVVPSIQSLDALVKEKKLQGKRPGGAPPKSLMYSVNPNQVDDLSKLGKNIANMCRGIPTYMAEELQGESLFFYSGKCFETNILWIVNIAFCGKTVEN, encoded by the exons ATGAAGTTCACA ATTGTCTTTGCTGGACTTCTTGGAGTCTTGTTAGCTTCTGCCCTTGCTGACTAT AATATCAACATCAGTGATGACGGCAACAGTGCTGGAAGTGGGCAGCAGTCAGTGAGTGTCAACAATGAACACAACGTGGCCAACATCGACAATAACAATGGCTGGGACTCCTGGAATTCCATGTGGGATTATGAAAGT GGCTTTGCTGCAATCAGACTCTTTCGAAAGAAGACATGCATTGTGCACAAAATGAACAAGGAGGTCGTGCCCTCCATTCAATCCCTTGACGCACTGGTGAAGgaaaagaag CTTCAGGGTAAGCGACCAGGAGGAGCACCTCCCAAGAGCCTGATGTACTCAGTCAACCCGAACCAAGTCGATGACCTGAGCAAGTTAGGAAAAAACATTGCAAACATGTGCCGTGGGATTCCAACATACATGGCTGAGGAGCTGCAAG GGGAAAGCCTGTTTTTTTACTCAGGAAAGTGCTTCGAAACCAATATACTATGGATTGTGAACATTGCTTTCTGTGGAAAAACGGTGGAGAACTAA